A genomic segment from Ornithorhynchus anatinus isolate Pmale09 chromosome 16, mOrnAna1.pri.v4, whole genome shotgun sequence encodes:
- the VTCN1 gene encoding V-set domain-containing T-cell activation inhibitor 1, with product MASLGQVIFWSVISIIIILAGAIALIIGFGISGKHSISVRTLTSAGNLGQDGILSCTFEPDIKLGDIVIQWLKEGVVGSVHEFRKGKDELADQDEMFRGRTSVFTDQVIVGNASLRLRNVQLADAGTYQCSIATSKGKGQAQLDYKTGAFSVPEVNVDPNGSSVWESLRCAAPRWFPRPTVAWASQLEPGANVTEASNTSFQLDPENVTMMVVSVLYNVTVNNTYSCTIENSIAKATGDIKVTDSEIKRRSHLQLLSSRAAPPASPARAAGWAILTLLSHLGLS from the exons CGTcatcagcattatcattatcctgGCCGGAGCCATCGCACTCATCATTGGTTTTGGCATCTCAG GGAAACATTCCATCTCGGTGAGGACCCTGACGTCGGCAGGGAATCTGGGCCAAGACGGGATCCTCAGCTGCACCTTTGAACCCGACATCAAGCTGGGCGACATCGTGATCCAGTGGCTGAAGGAGGGGGTCGTGGGGTCAGTCCACGAGTTTCGGAAGGGCAAGGACGAGCTGGCAGACCAGGACGAGATGTTCCGGGGGCGGACATCTGTGTTCACTGACCAGGTGATCGTGGGCAATGCCTCTCTCAGGCTGAGGAACGTGCAGCTGGCTGATGCGGGCACCTACCAGTGCTCCATCGCCACTTCCAAGGGCAAGGGACAGGCGCAGCTGGACTACAAGACCGGGG CCTTCAGCGTCCCGGAGGTGAACGTGGATCCCAATGGCAGCTCTGTCTGGGAGAGTCTGCGCTGCGCCGCCCCGCGCTGGTTCCCGCGGCCCACCGTGGCCTGGGCCTCGCAGCTCGAGCCCGGGGCCAACGTCACCGAGGCGTCCAACACCAGCTTCCAGCTGGACCCGGAGAACGTGACCATGATGGTGGTGTCCGTCCTCTACAACGTCACCGTCAACAACACGTACTCCTGCACGATCGAGAACAGCATCGCCAAGGCCACGGGGGACATCAAAGTGACTG acTCCGAGATCAAGCGCCGGAGCCACCTGCAGCTACTCAGCTCCAGGGCCGCTCCGCCAGCTTCCCCGGCCAGGGCGGCCGGCTGGGCGATCCTCAccctcctttcccacttggggctctcgtAG